A window of the Phragmites australis chromosome 20, lpPhrAust1.1, whole genome shotgun sequence genome harbors these coding sequences:
- the LOC133901927 gene encoding uncharacterized protein LOC133901927 isoform X1 has protein sequence MMASHDALWAKLHELELQLAAYKLLRTARREEAGASVRADDGAGAPGRTCRGRQYDAYMRRRDARRVAASAEQQPAKAARGTRAAGRSKPMRPRALKCTARDAQEVGATPPRGPFLLKRTPTVSIPSTLRWDSAALQRSRTVNGGAGATGSPARSHHQRQNSLGVPTDFGDIATPRQFLKRGTGTGGAVASARLRTPRVHDLQSINVASTPRQLQQELAPAHAARHVRTVSELPFDTVALSSQQARATKRWGSPEKSAAMFSAAAAAGDSHRDFSKGLKKLLSFVRKGSKGTGADRHCAAPSPGRSGKPVSKGWSASSLVDVPFDRANLDGHRLSMTRAIGISG, from the exons ATGATGGCGAGCCACGACGCGCTGTGGGCGAAGCTGCACGAGCTGGAGCTGCAGCTGGCGGCGTACAAGCTCCTGCGCACCGCGCGCCGGGAGGAGGCGGGCGCGTCCGTGCGCGCGGACGACGGGGCTGGGGCGCCGGGGCGAACCTGCCGCGGCAGGCAGTACGACGCCTACATGCGCCGGCGCGATGCCAGGCGCGTGGCCGCGTCGGCGGAGCAGCAGCCGGCGAAGGCGGCCCGGGGCACGCGCGCCGCGGGGCGCAGCAAGCCGATGAGGCCGCGCGCTCTCAAATGCACCGCTCGGGACGCGCAAGAGGTAGGCGCCACGCCGCCACGCGGTCCTTTTCTT CTGAAGAGGACGCCGACCGTGTCCATCCCGAGCACCTTGAGATGGGACAGTGCGGCGCTGCAGAGGAGCAGGACCGTgaacggcggcgccggcgcgacGGGCAGCCCGGCGCGGTCGCACCACCAGAGGCAGAACAGCCTGGGCGTCCCCACAGACTTCGGCGACATCGCCACGCCGAGGCAGTTCCTCAAACGTGGCACCGGCACCGGCGGCGCGGTGGCTTCGGCGAGGCTGCGGACGCCGAGGGTGCACGACCTCCAATCGATCAACGTGGCCAGCACCCCGAGGCAGCTGCAGCAGGAGCTCGCCCCCGCGCATGCGGCGCGCCACGTCCGGACCGTCTCGGAGCTGCCGTTCGACACCGTGGCGCTGTCGTCACAGCAGGCGCGGGCAACGAAGCGGTGGGGAAGCCCGGAAAAGTCGGCCGCGATGTtctccgccgctgccgccgcaggcGACTCGCACAGGGACTTCTCCAAGGGGCTCAAGAAGCTGCTGAGCTTCGTGAGGAAAGGAAGCAAGGGCACTGGCGCCGACCGGCATTGCGCGGCGCCTAGCCCCGGCCGGAGCGGGAAGCCCGTGAGCAAGGGGTGGTCAGCTAGTTCCCTCGTCGACGTCCCGTTCGACCGCGCAAACCTGGACGGGCACCGGTTATCCATGACACGGGCAATTGGTATCTCAGGATGA
- the LOC133901927 gene encoding uncharacterized protein LOC133901927 isoform X2, translated as MMASHDALWAKLHELELQLAAYKLLRTARREEAGASVRADDGAGAPGRTCRGRQYDAYMRRRDARRVAASAEQQPAKAARGTRAAGRSKPMRPRALKCTARDAQELKRTPTVSIPSTLRWDSAALQRSRTVNGGAGATGSPARSHHQRQNSLGVPTDFGDIATPRQFLKRGTGTGGAVASARLRTPRVHDLQSINVASTPRQLQQELAPAHAARHVRTVSELPFDTVALSSQQARATKRWGSPEKSAAMFSAAAAAGDSHRDFSKGLKKLLSFVRKGSKGTGADRHCAAPSPGRSGKPVSKGWSASSLVDVPFDRANLDGHRLSMTRAIGISG; from the exons ATGATGGCGAGCCACGACGCGCTGTGGGCGAAGCTGCACGAGCTGGAGCTGCAGCTGGCGGCGTACAAGCTCCTGCGCACCGCGCGCCGGGAGGAGGCGGGCGCGTCCGTGCGCGCGGACGACGGGGCTGGGGCGCCGGGGCGAACCTGCCGCGGCAGGCAGTACGACGCCTACATGCGCCGGCGCGATGCCAGGCGCGTGGCCGCGTCGGCGGAGCAGCAGCCGGCGAAGGCGGCCCGGGGCACGCGCGCCGCGGGGCGCAGCAAGCCGATGAGGCCGCGCGCTCTCAAATGCACCGCTCGGGACGCGCAAGAG CTGAAGAGGACGCCGACCGTGTCCATCCCGAGCACCTTGAGATGGGACAGTGCGGCGCTGCAGAGGAGCAGGACCGTgaacggcggcgccggcgcgacGGGCAGCCCGGCGCGGTCGCACCACCAGAGGCAGAACAGCCTGGGCGTCCCCACAGACTTCGGCGACATCGCCACGCCGAGGCAGTTCCTCAAACGTGGCACCGGCACCGGCGGCGCGGTGGCTTCGGCGAGGCTGCGGACGCCGAGGGTGCACGACCTCCAATCGATCAACGTGGCCAGCACCCCGAGGCAGCTGCAGCAGGAGCTCGCCCCCGCGCATGCGGCGCGCCACGTCCGGACCGTCTCGGAGCTGCCGTTCGACACCGTGGCGCTGTCGTCACAGCAGGCGCGGGCAACGAAGCGGTGGGGAAGCCCGGAAAAGTCGGCCGCGATGTtctccgccgctgccgccgcaggcGACTCGCACAGGGACTTCTCCAAGGGGCTCAAGAAGCTGCTGAGCTTCGTGAGGAAAGGAAGCAAGGGCACTGGCGCCGACCGGCATTGCGCGGCGCCTAGCCCCGGCCGGAGCGGGAAGCCCGTGAGCAAGGGGTGGTCAGCTAGTTCCCTCGTCGACGTCCCGTTCGACCGCGCAAACCTGGACGGGCACCGGTTATCCATGACACGGGCAATTGGTATCTCAGGATGA